DNA sequence from the Actinomycetota bacterium genome:
CGAGGGTCGATGAGCTCCGGGAACTCCATGAGGACGTCGGTCATTTCGTTGCCGCGCTCACCGCAGCCGATGAAGATGACGATCTCGGCGTTGGACCACTTGGCGATCTGATGCTGCGTGACGGTCTTACCGGCTCCGAACGGTCCCGGAATGCACGCTACACCCCCCTTGAGCAGCGGGAAGAATGTGTCGATCACACGGGTCCCGGTGACGAGCGGTGAAACGACCGGCAACCGCTTGGCGTAAGGCCTGGGCACTCGTACCGGCCACCTCTGCATCAGCGAAAGGTCGCTCGATTCAAGAGTGTGCTCATCGCGGATCTGCCCGATCGTATCGGAGACCGAGTACGAGCCGCTCTCGATCCACTCGATCCGCCCGGTGATTCCAGGAGGAACCATGATCCTGTGACTCACCACCTCGTTCTCTTGTACGACTCCGATCACATCGCCTCCGGTGGCGCGCGCCCCCGCCTTCGCGGTGGCGTGGAAGGACCACTTTCGCTCGCGGTCG
Encoded proteins:
- a CDS encoding V-type ATP synthase subunit A translates to MEQGRIVKVSGPLVVAEGLGTSKMYDLVRVGEEGLMGEIIEMRRDRCSIQVYEETEGLGPGHPVVSTGAPLSVELGPGMLGAVYDGVQRPLDALEAQAGAFLTRGMNAFALDRERKWSFHATAKAGARATGGDVIGVVQENEVVSHRIMVPPGITGRIEWIESGSYSVSDTIGQIRDEHTLESSDLSLMQRWPVRVPRPYAKRLPVVSPLVTGTRVIDTFFPLLKGGVACIPGPFGAGKTVTQHQIAKWSNAEIVIFIGCGERGNEMTDVLMEFPELIDPR